In a genomic window of candidate division WOR-3 bacterium:
- a CDS encoding Glu/Leu/Phe/Val dehydrogenase has protein sequence MAVSTRSSVRIKPVSKPVTPEKKRRSVYEDVVSQFNRAADIMNLDSGVRKILGTTMNEVVVHFPVKMDDGRIEVFTGYRVQHNNALGPFKGGLRYHPAVDIDEVRALATWMTWKSAIVNIPFGGAKGGIQLDPTNYSMAELERITRRFTYALGNTIGPDYDIPAPDVNTNPQIMAWILDTYQSMMPAFERHRCLGVVTGKPIESGGSVGRDKATGQGVVFLIREWAKDHNFDLKQATYTVQGFGNVGSWSARLMKPLGAKLIAVEDVTGAIGNPDGIDPEDLTRYVLENRGVKGYPGAKPISHIEFLRTRADIFIPAALENQITAETAPLLNVRLVAEGANGPTDPDGDAILGQRGIDVLPDILCNSGGVIVSYFEWLQNKRSEFWDLQEVDCKLYKKIVGGYQRVKEAVSKYRVNWRTAAYIVALARLEKVYKERGIFP, from the coding sequence ATGGCAGTAAGTACACGAAGTTCAGTCCGTATTAAACCGGTGTCAAAGCCGGTCACTCCCGAAAAGAAACGCCGCAGTGTTTATGAAGATGTAGTCAGTCAGTTCAACCGTGCGGCGGATATCATGAATCTCGATTCCGGCGTCCGGAAGATACTGGGAACGACCATGAACGAAGTGGTGGTCCATTTTCCCGTGAAGATGGATGACGGGCGGATTGAGGTGTTTACCGGTTATCGAGTCCAGCACAACAACGCACTTGGTCCGTTTAAGGGCGGATTGAGATACCATCCGGCAGTGGATATTGATGAGGTGCGGGCGCTGGCAACTTGGATGACCTGGAAATCGGCGATTGTCAATATTCCTTTTGGCGGTGCCAAGGGCGGGATCCAGCTGGATCCGACAAATTATTCCATGGCTGAGCTGGAGCGGATTACCCGGCGGTTCACCTATGCGCTGGGTAATACGATTGGTCCCGATTATGACATACCTGCACCCGATGTCAATACCAATCCCCAAATTATGGCGTGGATTCTTGATACCTATCAGTCGATGATGCCCGCCTTTGAGCGGCACCGCTGTCTGGGTGTCGTTACCGGCAAGCCGATTGAATCCGGTGGCAGTGTCGGTCGGGACAAGGCAACCGGTCAGGGTGTGGTTTTTCTGATCCGTGAGTGGGCAAAGGACCACAATTTTGATCTCAAGCAGGCGACCTATACCGTTCAGGGGTTTGGCAATGTCGGTTCGTGGTCAGCCCGGCTGATGAAACCGCTGGGAGCAAAACTGATTGCGGTTGAGGATGTTACCGGTGCGATTGGCAATCCGGACGGCATTGATCCGGAAGATTTGACCCGGTATGTGCTTGAGAACCGTGGTGTCAAGGGGTACCCGGGAGCAAAGCCGATTTCGCATATTGAATTTCTCCGCACCCGGGCTGACATCTTCATTCCCGCAGCGCTGGAAAATCAGATTACCGCAGAAACCGCGCCACTGCTTAATGTCCGGCTGGTGGCGGAAGGTGCTAACGGACCGACCGATCCGGATGGAGATGCAATCCTTGGCCAGCGGGGTATTGATGTGCTGCCCGATATTCTCTGCAATTCCGGTGGCGTGATCGTCAGTTACTTCGAATGGCTGCAGAATAAGCGGAGTGAATTCTGGGATCTTCAGGAGGTTGACTGCAAGCTGTACAAGAAGATTGTTGGGGGTTACCAGCGGGTAAAGGAGGCGGTCAGCAAGTACCGGGTTAACTGGCGGACCGCGGCGTATATCGTCGCGCTGGCACGACTGGAAAAGGTATACAAGGAAAGGGGTATTTTCCCGTAA
- a CDS encoding peptidoglycan DD-metalloendopeptidase family protein, whose translation MQFSCQIVCAVMTGVLLNCGSLYTTQPRFSRGRAVVRKRPVAPSAPSPVRHPMDVYKGRLAWPVSGTVISGFGVQVEPKYGTRVKNSGIDISCAKGSPVRAVWEGTVSYADVFMGQGLMVILEHGGGYYTVYSRLSEIRVKPGARIKKGEVLGFSGEVLHFEFRIGGKAVDPQDWLEKR comes from the coding sequence ATGCAGTTCTCGTGCCAGATTGTGTGTGCAGTTATGACTGGTGTGCTCCTTAATTGTGGCTCATTGTACACCACCCAGCCCCGTTTCAGCCGGGGTCGAGCGGTCGTCAGGAAGAGACCGGTTGCACCATCTGCACCGTCACCGGTAAGACATCCGATGGATGTCTACAAGGGCAGGCTTGCCTGGCCTGTGTCCGGAACGGTGATCTCCGGATTTGGCGTGCAGGTGGAGCCGAAATACGGCACCAGGGTGAAAAATTCCGGGATTGACATCAGCTGTGCGAAGGGCAGTCCGGTGCGGGCGGTCTGGGAAGGCACGGTCTCCTATGCGGATGTGTTCATGGGGCAGGGGCTGATGGTGATTTTAGAACATGGTGGCGGTTATTACACGGTTTACAGCCGGCTGAGTGAGATCAGGGTGAAGCCGGGGGCGAGAATAAAAAAGGGCGAAGTTCTGGGGTTTAGCGGTGAGGTACTGCATTTTGAGTTCCGGATCGGCGGCAAGGCGGTTGATCCCCAGGACTGGCTGGAAAAGAGGTAG
- the sucC gene encoding ADP-forming succinate--CoA ligase subunit beta, with amino-acid sequence MKIHEYQAKEIFAAYTIPVPREKTAATPAEARTIAEELGLPVVLKAQVLVGGRGKAGGVKKAATPEEVETVAAGILNMSIRGLKVRRVLVSEAVAIQSEYYLGITIDRSVRAPVLLASAAGGVEIEEVAKTNPEKIIKTPIDPLLGLLPFQARNAGMMMLKDTKLAQQFTAIAQKLFRLFIDRDCSLVEINPLVLAGNGNLLALDAKINFDDNALFRHPENEALRDLSSEEPAEVEAKKAGLSYIKLSGNVGCVVNGAGLAMATMDLIKRYGGEPANFLDVGGSSSPDKMALAMRIILSDPNVKAILVNIFGGITRCDDIAQGLLLARQQADIRVPVIARLVGTNADRACSLLENSPILFATTMAEAVRLAVTKAKEGR; translated from the coding sequence ATGAAAATCCACGAATATCAGGCAAAGGAGATTTTCGCTGCTTACACCATCCCGGTCCCCCGGGAAAAAACAGCGGCTACACCAGCGGAAGCCCGAACCATTGCTGAAGAACTCGGTTTGCCGGTCGTACTCAAGGCACAGGTGCTGGTTGGTGGCAGGGGCAAGGCAGGAGGTGTGAAAAAGGCGGCAACACCGGAAGAGGTGGAAACCGTTGCCGCCGGTATCCTGAATATGTCGATCAGGGGACTTAAGGTCCGGCGGGTCTTAGTTTCCGAAGCGGTTGCGATCCAGAGCGAATACTACCTCGGAATCACCATTGACCGCTCCGTTCGTGCACCTGTTTTGCTCGCATCGGCGGCCGGCGGGGTAGAGATTGAGGAGGTGGCAAAGACAAATCCGGAAAAGATCATCAAAACGCCAATTGATCCCCTGCTCGGCCTGCTGCCATTTCAGGCACGCAACGCCGGGATGATGATGTTAAAGGACACTAAACTGGCACAACAGTTTACTGCCATTGCCCAGAAACTGTTCCGCCTGTTTATTGACCGTGACTGCTCACTGGTGGAGATCAATCCGCTCGTGCTTGCCGGCAACGGCAATCTGCTCGCCCTGGACGCCAAGATCAACTTTGACGACAACGCCCTGTTTCGCCACCCGGAAAACGAAGCCTTGCGAGATTTGTCAAGCGAAGAACCGGCCGAGGTGGAAGCCAAGAAGGCGGGGCTCTCCTATATCAAGCTTTCGGGCAATGTCGGCTGTGTTGTCAATGGTGCCGGTCTGGCGATGGCAACGATGGATCTGATCAAGCGCTACGGCGGCGAACCGGCTAACTTTCTGGATGTCGGCGGCTCTTCTTCACCGGATAAGATGGCACTGGCGATGCGCATCATCCTGTCCGATCCGAATGTGAAGGCGATTCTGGTGAACATCTTTGGCGGAATCACCCGCTGTGATGACATCGCTCAGGGACTCCTCCTCGCCCGCCAGCAGGCGGATATCCGGGTGCCGGTCATCGCCCGGCTCGTCGGCACCAATGCCGACCGCGCATGTTCGCTCCTAGAAAACAGCCCGATTCTCTTTGCCACCACCATGGCGGAGGCGGTCCGGCTCGCGGTTACCAAGGCAAAGGAGGGAAGATGA
- the dnaN gene encoding DNA polymerase III subunit beta, with translation MRCALNRELLTEALGTVVSIVPSRSTYPIFNNILLEIEQGRLAITGTDGDNVVRQEVKLEGKSENGSALVDGRRLTELVRMSNAETITLKTAETKIAFESGKMKAELVQLAPEQFPELPKLPQEIQFEFPLATLFEMYDICSFAVSRDDSRPVMTAINWEVGKSESRMVATDAIRLAFVSRKVKVPVKTKLLLVPKAVNILPRGEEKVQVYADQKMVGFRLENTILISRTIEGPYPDYERVIPKNMPAKAVVSREALVGALRRAMVMAHPVSKQISIEFTAKSMIIRARCEETGDSEEELDCSYKGDELTVGFNGGFLLDILNHIGTEELTIELSTPMSPVMLKPVSEEQNGEELFIMMPVRLD, from the coding sequence ATGCGCTGTGCCTTGAACCGGGAGCTGCTGACTGAGGCGCTGGGAACAGTAGTTTCGATTGTGCCCAGCCGTTCCACCTATCCAATATTCAACAATATCCTCCTGGAAATTGAGCAGGGCCGGCTGGCAATTACCGGAACTGATGGTGACAATGTGGTGCGTCAGGAGGTGAAACTCGAAGGCAAGAGTGAGAATGGAAGTGCGCTGGTTGATGGCAGAAGGCTGACAGAGCTGGTGCGGATGAGCAATGCCGAGACGATAACTCTGAAGACAGCCGAGACCAAGATTGCATTCGAATCGGGCAAAATGAAGGCAGAGCTGGTGCAGCTGGCACCGGAACAGTTTCCGGAACTGCCGAAACTGCCTCAGGAGATTCAGTTTGAATTTCCACTGGCAACGCTGTTTGAGATGTATGACATCTGCAGTTTTGCGGTCTCCCGGGATGATTCCCGTCCGGTGATGACCGCGATCAACTGGGAGGTGGGAAAGAGCGAATCCCGGATGGTGGCAACCGATGCGATCCGGCTGGCGTTTGTTTCCCGGAAGGTGAAGGTTCCGGTAAAGACAAAACTGCTGCTTGTGCCCAAGGCGGTGAATATTCTGCCCCGCGGGGAAGAGAAGGTTCAGGTCTATGCGGATCAGAAGATGGTCGGATTCAGACTGGAGAATACCATCTTGATTTCCCGCACAATCGAAGGTCCGTATCCGGATTATGAGCGGGTGATCCCGAAGAATATGCCGGCGAAGGCGGTGGTCAGCCGGGAGGCGCTGGTGGGTGCATTGCGCCGGGCAATGGTCATGGCACATCCGGTCAGCAAGCAGATCAGCATCGAGTTCACTGCCAAGAGCATGATTATCAGGGCGAGATGTGAGGAGACCGGTGATAGTGAAGAGGAACTGGATTGCAGTTACAAGGGGGATGAACTGACCGTCGGATTTAACGGCGGTTTTCTGCTGGATATTCTGAACCATATCGGCACCGAGGAATTGACGATTGAGCTGTCAACTCCGATGTCGCCGGTAATGCTCAAGCCGGTATCAGAAGAGCAGAACGGGGAAGAGCTGTTCATTATGATGCCGGTGCGGCTGGATTAG
- a CDS encoding ATP-binding protein: MVNHSPRTPRRRGYSRKLAEEFCALSRRILREANSGVARDEFTRMVLSEFIEFSGCDEVEMRVNEGSRYYRGVLKTGPDGKFKFRLKTKECSQAQEVFLGDESEDPDVTMMFQKLATGDCDPKQPGFTTNGAFLITDCSHPVRFEGREINIRTMYQSLAILPFTIADNSHGLIILKSCQPGFFRELEVEFYQGVAQSLGVAFADRRAQAALRERVKELTCLYELDRVLSREEGELGEIMRAAVKKLPPAWLHSDIAAACIELDGMRYETPGFENAVHRQSAVISVHGIHRGRVEVVYREPRPVLDEGPFLKEERNLIEAVAGEIGRFIERWEAKQEKKKLEQQLRHADRLATIGQLAAGIAHELNEPLASILGFSQLLQKMPDLPEQAVRDLERIVKATLHARGVISKLMFFARPRPPQQMSISVNQLITESMYFVQSRCAKAGVQVVYDLAPDLPMINADPTQLQQVVINLAVNAIQAMPGGGTLTLATRKKDGFIALIVEDTGIGMSEEVKAQIFLPFFTTKPAGEGTGLGLSVVHGIITAHGGRINVESVPGKGSRFEVLLPLNGPRESQEGR; this comes from the coding sequence ATGGTCAATCATTCACCGCGAACACCAAGACGACGGGGCTATAGCCGGAAACTTGCCGAAGAGTTTTGTGCGTTATCCCGACGGATCCTGCGGGAGGCGAATTCGGGTGTTGCCCGGGACGAATTTACGAGAATGGTATTGAGTGAGTTCATTGAGTTTTCTGGCTGCGATGAGGTGGAAATGCGGGTAAATGAAGGGTCGCGATATTATCGCGGAGTTTTAAAAACCGGACCGGATGGAAAATTCAAATTCAGACTGAAAACAAAGGAATGTTCGCAAGCGCAGGAGGTTTTTCTGGGAGACGAATCAGAAGATCCCGATGTTACGATGATGTTCCAGAAGCTGGCTACGGGCGACTGTGATCCAAAGCAGCCGGGGTTTACAACTAATGGAGCTTTTCTGATAACCGACTGTTCCCACCCTGTCCGATTCGAGGGCCGGGAGATAAATATCCGGACCATGTATCAGTCCTTGGCGATTTTGCCGTTTACTATTGCTGATAACAGTCACGGTCTGATAATTCTTAAGAGCTGTCAGCCCGGTTTTTTCCGGGAGCTGGAGGTCGAGTTTTATCAGGGTGTTGCTCAGAGTCTGGGAGTCGCTTTTGCCGACCGGCGTGCTCAGGCGGCCTTACGGGAGCGGGTTAAGGAACTTACCTGTCTTTACGAGCTGGACCGGGTTCTGAGCCGGGAGGAAGGGGAGCTCGGTGAAATCATGAGAGCAGCAGTGAAAAAGCTGCCCCCCGCCTGGCTGCATTCAGATATCGCCGCTGCCTGTATTGAACTGGATGGCATGAGGTATGAGACCCCCGGTTTTGAGAACGCTGTGCACCGGCAGTCGGCAGTCATCAGCGTTCATGGTATTCACCGGGGCAGAGTTGAAGTGGTTTACCGTGAACCCCGGCCAGTCTTGGATGAGGGCCCTTTCCTGAAGGAGGAGCGGAACCTGATTGAAGCGGTTGCGGGCGAGATCGGACGGTTTATTGAGCGCTGGGAAGCCAAACAGGAGAAAAAAAAGCTGGAACAGCAGCTGCGTCATGCCGACCGGCTGGCGACCATCGGTCAGCTGGCAGCAGGAATTGCCCACGAATTAAACGAGCCTTTAGCCAGCATTCTCGGTTTTTCCCAGTTGCTGCAGAAGATGCCGGATCTGCCGGAGCAGGCAGTAAGAGACCTCGAGCGGATTGTCAAGGCTACATTGCATGCCCGCGGAGTTATTAGTAAACTGATGTTTTTTGCCCGTCCGCGTCCGCCCCAGCAGATGTCCATCTCAGTGAATCAGCTGATTACTGAAAGCATGTATTTTGTCCAGAGCCGCTGTGCGAAGGCCGGGGTGCAGGTTGTATATGACCTCGCGCCTGATTTGCCGATGATTAATGCTGACCCGACTCAACTGCAGCAGGTAGTTATTAATCTTGCAGTGAATGCGATTCAAGCGATGCCTGGAGGGGGAACACTGACTCTGGCAACGAGGAAAAAAGATGGATTTATTGCGTTGATTGTTGAGGATACCGGTATCGGCATGAGTGAAGAGGTTAAGGCTCAGATATTCCTGCCCTTTTTCACGACAAAACCGGCTGGTGAGGGGACCGGTCTCGGACTGTCGGTTGTTCATGGTATTATCACTGCCCATGGCGGGCGAATAAATGTTGAATCTGTTCCTGGAAAAGGCAGCCGGTTTGAGGTGCTCCTGCCGCTTAACGGTCCCAGAGAGTCTCAGGAGGGTAGATGA
- a CDS encoding sigma-54 dependent transcriptional regulator: protein MRKDYEATILVVDDNVETLEVLERNLKAANYQVKTAVNVADAVKLLENEQFDVVVTDMKMPGASGLDLIKYVRENLSDTEVMVITGYATVESAVQAVKIGAEEYLPKPFTDEELLNAVRRVLEKLRMRRAAEASRIAIQKVYPGLLGESPAMKKVFNAIERAAQVSATVLITGESGTGKELVARAIHYASKRASAPFVPVNCGGIPETLLESELFGYVKGAFTGATETRAGFFQTAEGGSIFLDEISETSPSMQVKLLRVLQDKEVRMLGDSRAYRVDVRIMAATNKDLLALVQKGAFREDLFFRLNVLNISVPPLRERGEDIFLLARYFVEKFAREMGRSVPHFTDKALDALRRYEWPGNVRELENLIQRLLVMVDGDKIDITDLPSHMRFSVAARVDLSRTLKEVECEYILQVLKSVGGNLTRAAQILGIDRKTLRNKLKGSTPA from the coding sequence ATGAGAAAAGATTACGAGGCGACGATACTCGTGGTCGATGACAATGTCGAAACGCTCGAAGTACTGGAACGCAATCTGAAAGCTGCCAATTATCAGGTCAAAACCGCTGTGAATGTTGCTGATGCGGTGAAGCTGCTGGAGAATGAGCAGTTTGATGTCGTGGTCACCGATATGAAAATGCCCGGGGCATCAGGATTGGATTTGATAAAATATGTGCGGGAAAATTTGAGTGATACCGAGGTGATGGTGATTACCGGTTATGCAACGGTGGAAAGTGCGGTTCAGGCGGTGAAGATTGGCGCTGAGGAGTATTTACCCAAGCCCTTCACCGACGAGGAACTGTTGAATGCGGTAAGAAGGGTGCTGGAAAAACTCAGAATGCGGCGGGCAGCTGAAGCTAGCAGAATTGCAATTCAGAAGGTTTATCCCGGGCTTCTGGGTGAATCGCCAGCGATGAAAAAAGTGTTCAATGCAATCGAGCGGGCAGCACAGGTATCGGCAACGGTGTTGATTACCGGCGAAAGCGGTACTGGCAAGGAGTTGGTGGCGCGAGCAATCCATTATGCGAGCAAGAGGGCATCAGCTCCGTTTGTGCCGGTTAACTGCGGTGGTATTCCCGAGACTCTGCTGGAGAGTGAGCTGTTCGGTTATGTTAAAGGGGCTTTTACCGGCGCCACTGAGACCCGTGCGGGATTTTTTCAGACCGCAGAAGGCGGCTCAATATTCCTGGATGAAATCAGCGAGACCAGTCCGTCGATGCAGGTAAAACTGCTGCGTGTGCTTCAGGATAAAGAGGTTAGGATGCTGGGAGACTCCCGCGCTTACCGGGTTGATGTGCGAATAATGGCAGCTACCAACAAGGATTTACTGGCGTTGGTTCAGAAGGGCGCGTTCCGTGAGGATCTGTTCTTCCGCCTGAATGTGCTGAATATTTCCGTTCCGCCGCTCCGGGAAAGGGGTGAGGATATCTTCCTGCTGGCACGCTACTTCGTTGAGAAGTTTGCCCGGGAGATGGGGCGTTCAGTCCCGCATTTTACAGATAAGGCACTTGATGCGTTGCGCCGTTACGAGTGGCCCGGTAATGTCCGGGAGCTGGAAAATCTGATTCAGCGGCTCCTAGTTATGGTTGATGGGGACAAGATCGATATCACCGATCTGCCATCACATATGCGGTTTTCAGTTGCTGCCAGAGTTGACCTGAGCCGGACTTTAAAGGAAGTAGAGTGTGAATATATCCTGCAGGTCCTTAAAAGCGTCGGCGGTAATTTAACCCGGGCTGCCCAGATTCTCGGGATTGACCGCAAAACCCTTAGAAATAAACTGAAAGGCAGCACGCCCGCATAA
- the gdhA gene encoding NADP-specific glutamate dehydrogenase, protein MSHAGVQEFMEYIRKKNPGEPEFHQAVEEVVTSLWDFLDKNPKYRKAKILERICEPERVIIFRVPWVDDKGEIQVNRGYRVEMNSAIGPYKGGLRFHPTVYLGLLKFLAFEQVFKNSLTTLPMGGGKGGSDFDPKGKSDNEVMHFCQSFMNELFRHIGPDTDVPAGDIGVGTREIGYLFGQYKRLRNEFTGVLTGKGLNWGGSLIRPEATGYGAVYFAAEMLATRGETLAGKICLVSGSGNVAQYTVEKLLQLGAKPVTLSDSNGYIYDEAGITQEKLEFVKELKNVRRGRIKEYAERFKGVVYTPVDPKLDYNPLWNHKAHCAFPSATQNEINGKDAQNLIRNGVYLVAEGANMPSTPEAIDVFLEHKILYGPGKAANAGGVATSGLEMSQNSLRLSWSREEVDRRLQGIMKAIHEQCVIYGKEGNYVNYVRGANIAGFIKVADAMLDQGVV, encoded by the coding sequence ATGTCGCACGCAGGCGTTCAGGAGTTCATGGAATACATTAGGAAAAAGAACCCGGGTGAGCCTGAATTTCATCAGGCAGTGGAAGAGGTCGTAACCTCACTCTGGGATTTTCTCGATAAGAATCCGAAGTACCGTAAGGCAAAGATTCTTGAACGGATTTGTGAACCCGAACGGGTGATAATTTTCCGGGTGCCCTGGGTTGATGACAAAGGGGAGATTCAGGTAAACCGTGGTTACCGGGTGGAGATGAATTCCGCCATCGGTCCCTACAAGGGCGGTCTGCGTTTTCACCCGACAGTATATCTCGGATTACTGAAGTTCCTTGCCTTTGAGCAGGTGTTTAAGAATTCCCTCACGACACTGCCGATGGGGGGCGGTAAAGGTGGTTCGGACTTTGACCCCAAGGGCAAGTCGGATAATGAGGTGATGCATTTCTGCCAGAGCTTCATGAATGAGCTTTTCCGGCATATCGGCCCCGATACCGATGTTCCGGCTGGAGATATCGGTGTCGGTACTCGGGAAATCGGCTATCTTTTTGGCCAGTACAAGCGGCTGCGCAACGAGTTTACCGGTGTGCTGACCGGAAAGGGATTGAATTGGGGTGGCAGTCTGATCCGGCCCGAGGCGACCGGCTATGGTGCGGTATACTTTGCCGCCGAAATGCTGGCAACCCGTGGCGAGACCCTGGCGGGGAAAATCTGTCTGGTATCCGGTTCCGGTAATGTTGCCCAGTATACTGTCGAGAAGCTCCTGCAGCTGGGAGCAAAGCCGGTAACGCTTTCTGATTCCAATGGCTATATCTATGATGAGGCGGGAATTACTCAGGAGAAGCTGGAGTTTGTCAAGGAATTGAAAAATGTCCGCCGCGGAAGAATCAAGGAGTACGCAGAGCGGTTCAAGGGTGTAGTATATACTCCGGTAGATCCGAAACTGGATTACAATCCGCTCTGGAACCACAAGGCGCACTGCGCATTTCCGAGTGCTACCCAGAACGAAATTAACGGCAAGGATGCTCAGAATCTGATCCGGAACGGTGTCTATCTGGTGGCTGAGGGTGCGAATATGCCTTCCACGCCGGAGGCAATTGATGTCTTTCTGGAGCACAAGATTCTTTACGGTCCGGGGAAGGCAGCGAATGCAGGTGGTGTTGCTACTTCCGGACTGGAAATGTCGCAGAACAGTCTGCGACTTTCCTGGAGCCGTGAAGAGGTCGATCGGCGCCTGCAGGGGATCATGAAGGCGATTCACGAGCAGTGTGTGATTTACGGCAAAGAAGGGAATTATGTGAATTATGTTCGCGGTGCGAACATCGCCGGCTTTATCAAAGTTGCCGATGCGATGCTTGATCAGGGAGTGGTTTAG